The Hymenobacter sp. GOD-10R genome includes a window with the following:
- the hemF gene encoding oxygen-dependent coproporphyrinogen oxidase, whose amino-acid sequence MRNFQRRLCAQLEAADGQASFQTDVWERHGGGGGTSRVLEGGAVLEKGGVGFSAVHGEMSAQAAKALLMPNPEFFATGVSVVMHPRSPRVPIVHMNVRYFEAGNGEAWFGGGIDLTPIYVDELQARWFHEQLQAVCDQHDPSYYARFKPWADDYFYLPHRQETRGVGGIFFDRLTVGKEGGAEQLFAFVRSVGDAFGPIYTELMRQNQDLPFGEAEEKWQMVRRARYAEFNLAFDRGTRFGLETGGRTESILMSLPPRCEWHYNLQPTPGSPEATTQAWLRKGVNWVASPAPNSAPLD is encoded by the coding sequence ATGCGCAACTTTCAGCGCCGCTTGTGTGCCCAGTTGGAGGCAGCCGACGGCCAAGCTAGCTTTCAGACGGATGTGTGGGAGCGGCATGGCGGCGGCGGCGGCACCTCCCGCGTGCTCGAAGGTGGCGCCGTGCTCGAGAAAGGCGGCGTGGGCTTTTCGGCCGTGCACGGTGAGATGAGCGCCCAAGCCGCCAAGGCGCTGCTGATGCCCAATCCGGAGTTCTTCGCCACGGGTGTGTCGGTGGTGATGCACCCGCGCAGCCCCCGCGTGCCGATTGTGCACATGAACGTGCGCTACTTCGAAGCGGGCAATGGGGAAGCGTGGTTCGGCGGCGGCATCGACCTGACGCCTATTTACGTGGATGAGTTGCAAGCCCGTTGGTTTCACGAGCAGCTACAAGCGGTGTGCGACCAGCACGACCCTAGCTATTACGCCCGCTTCAAGCCCTGGGCCGATGACTACTTTTACCTGCCACACCGCCAGGAAACCCGCGGCGTGGGCGGCATCTTCTTCGACCGCCTGACCGTTGGCAAAGAGGGTGGAGCCGAGCAGCTTTTTGCCTTCGTGCGGAGCGTCGGCGACGCATTCGGGCCGATTTATACGGAGCTGATGCGCCAGAACCAGGATCTGCCTTTCGGGGAGGCGGAGGAGAAATGGCAAATGGTGCGCCGCGCCCGTTATGCCGAGTTCAACCTAGCTTTCGACCGTGGCACGCGCTTTGGCTTAGAGACGGGCGGACGCACCGAGAGTATCCTGATGAGCCTGCCACCGCGTTGTGAATGGCACTACAACCTTCAGCCCACGCCTGGTTCGCCCGAAGCTACTACCCAAGCTTGGCTGCGCAAAGGCGTCAACTGGGTTGCATCACCCGCCCCGAATTCTGCTCCCCTTGATTGA
- a CDS encoding alpha-ketoacid dehydrogenase subunit alpha/beta, which translates to MSTPSNAPFESSFTAQPATRLAEAPDRSTLLHAYRLMRTAAELAHLYEENKAVTGRYVHATARGHEAIQLAAAFHLRPTDYAAPYYRDDALLLGLGLTPYELMLQLMAKRDDPFSGGRTYYGHPALRRPGFPTIPHQSSATGMQAIPATGMAHGIKYLESQGLSGSEQVEQAKRGDATSGIAQLPKPVVLCSIGDGAMTEGEVSEALQMAVLHQLPIIYLVQDNDWGISATGREMRAMDAYEFAAGFKGLHRLRVDGADFSSSYVVLAKAFDYVRRTRGPVLVHAKCPLLGHHTSGVRREWYRGDNLATHALLDPLPRLHQQLLHLGISEAELQQLTEEARALVATDFERAQAAPSPDPATFADHEFAPPAVTKEAGERAPEGAAKVLMVDAALHAVDEILGEFPEALLYGQDVGGELGGVFREAALLAKKYGDTRVFNTPIQEAYIVGSTAGMSAVGAKAIVEIQFADYIWPGLNQLVEELSKSCYLTNGQFPVQSLIRVPVGAYGGGGPYHSGSVESTLLTIRGIKVVYPSNAADMKGLLRAAFLDPNPVVLLEHKGLYWSKVPGTEEAKTIEPAAGYVIPLGKAAIAQAADPEQLRRGATCVVITYGMGVHWAKTASRAFPGQVEILDLRTLSPLDFDAVEMAVRIHSKVLVLTEEPLLNSFAESLAGRIQRTCFWDLDAPVFMLGAANLPAIALNVDLERQMLPTAEKVAAALEELLKY; encoded by the coding sequence ATGTCCACCCCATCTAACGCACCTTTCGAGTCTAGTTTTACGGCGCAGCCTGCCACTCGGCTCGCCGAGGCACCCGACCGCAGCACGCTCCTGCACGCGTATCGTCTGATGCGCACCGCCGCCGAGCTAGCCCATCTGTACGAAGAAAATAAAGCCGTAACGGGCCGCTACGTCCATGCTACGGCCCGTGGCCACGAAGCTATTCAGCTCGCTGCCGCCTTCCACTTGCGCCCCACCGACTATGCCGCGCCCTACTATCGCGACGATGCGCTGCTGCTCGGCCTCGGCCTAACACCCTACGAGTTGATGTTGCAGCTCATGGCTAAGCGCGACGATCCATTTTCCGGTGGCCGCACTTACTACGGGCATCCTGCTCTGCGGCGTCCGGGCTTCCCCACGATTCCGCATCAAAGCTCGGCTACGGGCATGCAAGCTATTCCGGCTACGGGCATGGCTCATGGAATCAAGTACTTGGAGAGCCAAGGTTTGTCTGGGAGCGAGCAAGTGGAGCAGGCCAAACGGGGTGATGCCACTAGCGGTATTGCTCAATTGCCGAAGCCTGTCGTGCTGTGCTCGATTGGCGATGGCGCCATGACGGAGGGAGAAGTATCGGAGGCGTTGCAGATGGCGGTGCTGCACCAACTGCCCATTATCTATCTGGTGCAGGACAACGACTGGGGCATCTCGGCAACGGGCCGCGAAATGCGCGCCATGGATGCGTATGAGTTTGCGGCCGGCTTTAAAGGATTGCACCGCTTACGTGTCGACGGGGCAGATTTCAGTAGCAGCTACGTGGTGCTAGCCAAAGCCTTCGACTACGTACGGCGCACCCGGGGGCCAGTGCTTGTGCACGCCAAGTGCCCATTATTGGGCCACCACACCAGCGGCGTACGCCGCGAGTGGTACCGCGGCGACAACCTAGCCACTCACGCCTTGCTCGATCCATTGCCCCGCTTGCACCAACAGTTGCTGCACCTAGGTATCAGTGAGGCTGAGCTACAGCAACTGACCGAAGAAGCACGGGCGCTGGTAGCCACCGATTTTGAACGAGCCCAAGCTGCACCTAGCCCTGACCCAGCCACGTTTGCCGACCACGAGTTTGCCCCACCTGCCGTAACTAAGGAAGCTGGGGAGCGTGCGCCGGAAGGTGCTGCGAAGGTGCTCATGGTAGATGCTGCCTTGCACGCCGTCGATGAGATTTTGGGGGAGTTTCCCGAGGCGTTGCTCTACGGCCAGGATGTGGGCGGCGAGCTAGGGGGGGTGTTCCGCGAAGCTGCCCTGCTGGCGAAAAAATACGGCGACACCCGCGTTTTTAATACGCCCATTCAAGAAGCCTACATCGTCGGTTCGACGGCGGGCATGTCAGCGGTAGGCGCGAAGGCCATTGTGGAAATTCAGTTTGCTGACTACATCTGGCCCGGTCTGAATCAGCTGGTGGAGGAACTGAGCAAATCGTGTTACCTGACCAACGGCCAATTCCCGGTACAATCCCTGATCCGGGTGCCCGTTGGCGCTTACGGCGGCGGTGGGCCTTACCATTCGGGGTCCGTTGAAAGCACTTTGCTCACCATTCGGGGCATCAAAGTAGTATATCCGAGCAACGCCGCCGATATGAAAGGCTTGTTGCGAGCAGCGTTTCTCGACCCGAACCCTGTGGTGCTGCTGGAGCATAAGGGCTTGTATTGGAGCAAAGTACCGGGTACGGAAGAAGCTAAAACCATCGAGCCCGCGGCTGGCTACGTTATTCCACTGGGCAAGGCGGCCATTGCGCAAGCCGCCGACCCGGAGCAGCTCCGGCGCGGCGCTACCTGCGTGGTCATTACCTACGGTATGGGTGTGCACTGGGCCAAAACAGCTAGCCGTGCTTTCCCCGGCCAGGTCGAAATTCTGGACCTGCGTACCTTGAGCCCGCTCGATTTTGACGCGGTAGAAATGGCCGTGCGCATTCACAGCAAAGTGCTGGTGCTCACCGAAGAACCGCTGTTGAACTCCTTTGCTGAGTCCTTGGCCGGCCGCATTCAGCGCACGTGCTTCTGGGACCTTGACGCGCCTGTATTTATGCTTGGCGCAGCTAATCTGCCCGCTATAGCTCTCAACGTCGACCTGGAGCGCCAAATGTTGCCCACGGCCGAAAAAGTAGCTGCCGCGCTGGAAGAGTTGTTGAAGTATTAG
- a CDS encoding BamA/TamA family outer membrane protein — MPFTIRWARVISSLANWRGLLTSLALGLLIGCSPTKLLQPGQNLLSKIKLEGVKQANEERLEALYQQKPNSKFPLPKLGIYQFGTLFYDSVRIRREINKDQRKFDAKIQAARPDSVKVGKLLTKREQHVQRHQLALDKGNAIMRIGEAPVVYDTARTRATVQQIGVFLKSQGFFRSHVLATDTVEDRQVTVTLHVTEGKPFTYERLDYDIADSAVAHLVLTNQATSLLHLHDRYNEEVIGQERSRIETLLKNSGYYDFRSQYITLEADTSYTPGTVRLRTFIANPGPNEPHQIYTIRNVNFLTDAGVTRFGVTRDTIVRDSVRYLAYKHRFSTKVLDRKLAVRPGQLYNIQNTILTQRQLADLDIFRFNTVSYRRVRTGEGDTTSRQLDAFINASPTKKYQETTELGGTYVSGKPGPFANVRLKIRNVFGGAESLELGLRAGFEGQYNRLNGQSVLTTQLGANASLILPQFLVPWRANRYLTRYNPKTRLNGTYTYVKRPEYTRTNLEGTYDYIWQRSAYHQYVLTPVDLSLVNARNIARYFQRQLDSLALTGSPLIRSFTQQFVPSMNATSLYNSNDFNQTRDARYYRLFVEIGGLTRSLYQGLLNDRNIQVYNFARLAIDYRRYIKLAPQSFFVYRFNGGVAHALSTTTVDRYDPEKQETVKLQQYIIPYDKYFFAGGASSVRAWRPRRLGPGGYATKYNVEQDGQSVLVRNYNVEQPGEVLLEGNLEYRFPVYSFIKGAVFTDFGNVWSLQKNEFRKGAEFQINQFYKQFAVGSGIGIRLDFTFLILRLDIATKVYDPTAEGSNWVLRKFSLRTGNPNNINQDAPTAFNLGIGYPF; from the coding sequence TTGCCTTTTACGATCCGTTGGGCGCGGGTTATTTCTTCCCTGGCAAACTGGCGCGGGCTGCTCACCAGCTTAGCGTTAGGGTTGCTCATTGGCTGTTCGCCTACTAAGCTGCTCCAACCGGGTCAGAATTTGCTGAGTAAAATCAAGCTAGAGGGTGTGAAGCAGGCCAACGAGGAGCGCCTAGAAGCCTTGTATCAGCAAAAGCCTAACTCTAAGTTTCCGCTGCCGAAGCTAGGTATCTACCAGTTCGGCACGCTGTTCTACGACTCCGTCCGTATTCGTCGGGAAATCAACAAAGACCAACGCAAATTCGACGCTAAAATTCAGGCTGCCCGCCCCGACTCGGTGAAGGTAGGCAAGCTGCTAACCAAGCGGGAGCAGCACGTACAGCGTCACCAGTTGGCTCTTGATAAAGGCAACGCTATCATGCGCATCGGGGAAGCGCCGGTAGTCTACGACACCGCCCGCACCCGCGCCACCGTCCAGCAGATCGGTGTGTTTCTAAAGTCACAAGGCTTTTTCCGCAGCCACGTATTAGCTACCGATACGGTGGAAGATCGGCAGGTAACCGTTACCCTGCACGTAACGGAAGGCAAGCCCTTTACCTACGAGCGCCTCGACTACGACATTGCCGACTCGGCGGTGGCCCATCTTGTACTGACAAATCAGGCGACCTCGCTGCTGCACTTGCACGACCGCTACAACGAAGAAGTTATTGGGCAGGAACGCTCCCGCATCGAAACGCTGCTTAAAAACTCGGGCTACTACGATTTTCGCTCCCAGTACATTACGCTAGAAGCTGATACCAGCTACACGCCCGGTACCGTGCGCCTGCGCACGTTCATCGCTAATCCTGGACCGAATGAGCCCCACCAGATTTACACGATTCGCAACGTTAACTTCCTGACGGATGCCGGCGTTACGCGCTTCGGCGTCACGCGCGACACGATTGTGCGGGATTCAGTCCGCTACCTAGCTTATAAGCATCGCTTTAGCACCAAAGTACTGGACCGTAAGCTAGCAGTCCGCCCCGGCCAGTTGTACAACATTCAGAACACCATCCTAACCCAGCGTCAGCTCGCCGACCTCGACATTTTTCGCTTCAATACGGTAAGCTACCGCCGGGTGCGGACGGGAGAAGGCGACACAACTAGTCGCCAGCTCGATGCCTTCATTAATGCTTCTCCCACGAAGAAATACCAGGAAACCACCGAGCTAGGGGGCACCTACGTGTCGGGCAAACCAGGCCCGTTTGCGAACGTCCGCCTAAAAATCAGGAACGTATTTGGGGGCGCCGAAAGCCTGGAGCTAGGGCTGCGCGCCGGTTTCGAAGGTCAGTATAACCGCCTGAATGGCCAGAGCGTGCTTACCACTCAACTCGGCGCTAACGCGAGCCTGATTCTTCCTCAGTTCCTGGTTCCTTGGCGGGCCAACCGCTATCTGACGCGCTACAACCCGAAGACGCGCTTGAACGGAACGTACACTTACGTGAAGCGCCCCGAGTACACGCGGACTAACCTAGAAGGCACCTATGATTATATCTGGCAGCGCTCGGCATATCACCAATATGTGCTAACGCCAGTAGACCTTAGCTTAGTTAATGCCAGAAATATTGCTCGTTATTTCCAACGGCAGCTTGATTCGTTGGCCCTGACTGGCAGCCCGCTTATTCGCAGCTTCACGCAGCAGTTCGTACCGAGTATGAACGCTACTTCGCTCTATAACTCCAACGACTTCAACCAAACGCGGGATGCGCGCTACTACCGCCTGTTTGTGGAAATAGGCGGTCTGACTCGGTCTTTGTATCAGGGGTTGCTCAACGACCGCAACATTCAGGTCTACAACTTTGCGCGGCTGGCCATTGACTACCGACGCTATATAAAGCTAGCTCCGCAGTCCTTCTTTGTGTACCGCTTCAACGGCGGCGTTGCCCATGCGCTGAGTACTACCACCGTCGACCGTTACGACCCCGAGAAGCAAGAGACTGTAAAACTTCAGCAGTACATTATTCCTTACGACAAATACTTTTTCGCTGGAGGCGCCTCTAGCGTGCGTGCCTGGCGGCCGCGGCGGCTAGGTCCAGGTGGATATGCTACCAAGTACAATGTCGAACAAGACGGGCAGTCGGTGCTAGTTCGCAACTACAATGTGGAGCAGCCTGGTGAGGTCTTGCTGGAAGGTAATCTTGAGTACCGGTTTCCGGTGTATAGTTTCATTAAAGGCGCCGTTTTCACAGACTTCGGCAACGTGTGGAGCTTGCAGAAAAATGAATTTCGAAAAGGCGCTGAATTCCAGATCAATCAGTTTTACAAGCAGTTCGCCGTAGGCTCTGGTATCGGTATCCGCCTGGATTTCACCTTCCTGATTTTGCGCCTAGACATTGCCACCAAGGTATACGATCCTACCGCTGAAGGCAGCAACTGGGTGTTGCGCAAGTTCAGCTTGCGCACTGGCAACCCCAACAACATCAACCAAGACGCCCCCACCGCCTTCAACCTAGGTATCGGGTACCCCTTCTAG
- a CDS encoding DeoR/GlpR family DNA-binding transcription regulator: MKRHQLILQRLQAQKHVEVPDLCEALNVSAVTIRKDLRLLEEKGLLFRTHGGAALENPYIKDRPVNEKELLNVDEKLGIANAAARLISAQEAIIIASGTTLVALARAIPPNLALTVITSALNVGLELVQRPEIEVMQLGGYLRHSSSSVTGPHAEQVLADVSCSKLFLGVDGIDLDFGLTTTNINEARLNQAMMRAAQEIIVLADSSKFGKRGFGRICGLDQIHRIITDTGIAEPDAKRLEEQGIALTIV, translated from the coding sequence ATGAAACGGCACCAACTTATACTGCAACGCTTGCAGGCGCAGAAGCACGTGGAAGTTCCTGACCTGTGCGAGGCGCTGAATGTCTCTGCCGTTACGATTCGTAAGGACCTAAGATTACTGGAAGAGAAAGGCTTGCTGTTCCGCACCCACGGGGGGGCGGCCCTCGAAAATCCGTATATCAAGGATCGGCCGGTCAATGAGAAGGAGTTGCTTAACGTTGACGAAAAGCTAGGCATTGCTAACGCGGCGGCGCGACTTATCAGCGCGCAGGAGGCTATTATCATTGCCTCCGGCACTACGCTGGTGGCATTGGCCCGCGCCATCCCGCCGAACCTAGCCTTGACGGTCATCACCTCGGCGCTCAACGTGGGGCTGGAGCTCGTGCAGCGCCCCGAAATTGAGGTGATGCAACTTGGTGGCTATCTGCGCCATAGTTCCTCTTCTGTCACGGGCCCGCACGCCGAGCAGGTGCTGGCCGATGTTTCGTGCAGCAAGCTGTTCCTGGGCGTTGATGGTATCGACCTCGACTTTGGGCTGACCACTACCAACATCAACGAGGCCCGCCTCAACCAAGCCATGATGCGAGCGGCTCAGGAAATCATCGTGCTGGCCGACTCCTCTAAATTCGGCAAACGGGGCTTTGGTCGTATCTGCGGACTCGACCAGATTCACCGTATCATCACCGATACTGGCATTGCGGAGCCGGACGCGAAGCGGCTGGAAGAACAAGGCATTGCGCTGACGATTGTGTAA
- a CDS encoding glycerol-3-phosphate dehydrogenase/oxidase, which produces MRNDKPTVSFRREALLQQLESQPVWDLIVIGGGATGLGVALDAISRGFKTLLLEQVDYAKGTSSRSTKLVHGGVRYLAQGDIALVREALYERGLLLKNAPHLVKNQDFIIPNYEWWGGPFYTIGLTMYDLLAGKLSLGSSVHLSKKETLKRLSNIKAEGLKGGVLYHDGQFDDARLAVNLAQTAIEEGGTLLNHFDVRGLLKDAQGKISGVIAADQETGSTYELPAKAVVNATGIFVDEILQMDKPGAKKLVRPSQGVHIVLDKSFLPGDDAIMIPKTDDGRVLFAVPWHNRVVLGTTDTPLNEHSQEPKALEEEIDFILRTAARYLTRAPKRSDALSIFAGLRPLAAPQGDSAKTKEISRSHKILVSEAGLITITGGKWTTYRRMGQDTVDKAIALGKLPAAESQTAHMPIHGAQETTDRSNHLYVYGTDQPALQQLMAAQPELAEKLDTSLEFLKAEVVWAARYEMARTVEDVLARRVRVLFLDAQAAIRMAPEVASLLAQELGYDAQWQEEQVAAFHAVAQNYLLQAQPQPVRIKEEA; this is translated from the coding sequence ATGCGTAACGATAAGCCAACCGTTTCCTTTCGCCGCGAAGCCCTTTTGCAGCAGTTGGAAAGCCAGCCCGTGTGGGACCTGATTGTGATAGGAGGGGGCGCCACGGGTCTAGGAGTAGCGCTGGACGCCATTAGCCGGGGCTTCAAAACGCTGCTGCTAGAGCAAGTCGATTACGCTAAAGGCACCTCCAGCCGCAGCACCAAGCTGGTACACGGTGGAGTGCGATACCTAGCGCAGGGTGACATAGCACTGGTGCGCGAGGCCTTATACGAGCGGGGCTTGCTGCTAAAGAATGCCCCGCATTTAGTTAAGAACCAGGATTTTATTATTCCAAATTATGAGTGGTGGGGTGGGCCTTTCTACACCATCGGCCTGACGATGTACGATCTGCTGGCTGGCAAACTCAGCCTAGGTTCGTCGGTGCATTTAAGCAAAAAAGAAACCCTGAAGCGCCTCAGCAATATCAAAGCGGAGGGCTTGAAAGGAGGCGTACTCTACCACGACGGGCAGTTTGACGACGCGCGTTTAGCCGTCAACCTAGCCCAAACGGCTATTGAAGAGGGCGGTACCTTGCTTAACCACTTCGACGTGCGTGGCTTGTTAAAAGATGCGCAGGGCAAGATTTCGGGCGTTATAGCCGCTGATCAGGAAACTGGGAGCACCTACGAGCTGCCCGCCAAAGCCGTCGTAAATGCCACCGGTATTTTCGTTGATGAGATTCTGCAAATGGACAAGCCCGGCGCCAAGAAGCTGGTGCGGCCAAGCCAGGGCGTGCACATCGTGCTCGACAAATCGTTCCTGCCTGGCGACGACGCCATCATGATTCCGAAGACCGACGATGGACGCGTGCTCTTTGCTGTGCCGTGGCACAACCGCGTCGTGCTCGGCACCACCGACACGCCCTTGAACGAGCACAGCCAAGAGCCGAAAGCTCTGGAAGAAGAAATCGACTTCATTCTGCGCACGGCAGCCCGCTACCTTACCCGCGCCCCCAAGCGCAGCGATGCTCTGAGCATTTTCGCGGGGCTGCGCCCGTTGGCGGCCCCGCAAGGCGACTCGGCTAAAACCAAAGAGATTTCGCGCAGCCACAAGATTCTGGTGTCCGAAGCGGGCCTGATTACCATCACGGGTGGCAAATGGACCACTTACCGTCGCATGGGGCAAGATACTGTCGATAAGGCCATTGCCTTAGGCAAGCTGCCCGCAGCTGAAAGCCAAACGGCCCACATGCCTATTCACGGTGCCCAGGAAACCACAGACCGCAGCAACCACCTCTACGTGTACGGCACCGACCAACCTGCTTTGCAGCAGCTTATGGCCGCCCAGCCCGAGCTAGCGGAGAAGCTAGATACGAGCCTGGAGTTTCTGAAGGCGGAGGTGGTATGGGCGGCTCGTTATGAAATGGCCCGCACGGTAGAAGACGTGTTGGCCCGTCGGGTGCGGGTGCTGTTCCTAGATGCCCAAGCGGCTATTCGGATGGCGCCGGAGGTCGCCTCTTTGCTAGCCCAGGAGCTAGGTTACGATGCTCAGTGGCAAGAGGAACAAGTGGCGGCCTTCCACGCCGTAGCGCAAAATTATCTGCTCCAGGCGCAACCTCAGCCTGTTCGCATTAAAGAAGAAGCGTAA
- the glpK gene encoding glycerol kinase GlpK, protein MQQFILALDQGTTSSRAILFDQKGHIVSQAQKEFTQIFPKPGWVEHDPLEIWSTQAGVAAEATVKTGHNGSNIAAIGITNQRETVVVWNRKTGKPVYNAIVWQDRRTAEYCDQLRTEGHEEMIRGKTGLLLDAYFSASKVRWILDNVKGARKKAAAGKLAFGTVDSWLIWNFTQGELHVTDVTNASRTMLFNIHSLEWDDELLALFDIPRSMLPQVCQSSEVYGETKTTVFASKIPIAGIAGDQQAALFGQQCVSPGMVKSTYGTGCFMLMNIGSEPRVSRHNLLTTLAWKVDGQVQYALEGSIFIAGAVVQWLRDNLGIIKNSAQVEQLAKQVSSSEGVYFVPAFAGLGAPHWDPYARGVIFGMSRATKAAHIARAALEAIAYQTRDVLKAMEADSGLPIAELRVDGGATINEMLMQFQADVLNTKVVRPRMAETTALGAAYLAGLAVGYWKSLEEIQALSHAETVYNPKANRTGIEEGVENWDRAVRALRVWSKVPEPAPKAASAATEPVVKSETADVQ, encoded by the coding sequence ATGCAGCAGTTCATCCTTGCCCTCGACCAGGGCACGACCAGCTCCCGCGCCATTCTGTTCGATCAGAAAGGACACATCGTTTCGCAGGCGCAGAAGGAATTCACGCAGATCTTCCCTAAGCCAGGCTGGGTGGAGCATGACCCACTGGAAATTTGGTCGACGCAGGCGGGCGTGGCTGCGGAGGCAACGGTGAAGACGGGCCACAACGGCAGCAACATTGCTGCTATCGGCATTACCAACCAGCGCGAGACGGTGGTGGTGTGGAACCGTAAGACGGGTAAGCCGGTGTACAATGCTATTGTGTGGCAAGATCGGCGCACGGCCGAATACTGCGACCAACTGCGCACGGAAGGCCACGAGGAGATGATTCGGGGCAAAACGGGGCTGCTGCTCGACGCCTATTTCTCGGCCAGCAAAGTGCGCTGGATCTTGGATAACGTAAAGGGCGCCCGCAAGAAGGCCGCCGCTGGCAAGCTAGCTTTTGGCACCGTGGACAGCTGGCTCATCTGGAACTTCACCCAGGGTGAGCTGCATGTGACCGACGTGACGAACGCTTCGCGCACCATGCTCTTCAACATTCACTCCTTGGAATGGGATGACGAACTGCTGGCCCTGTTTGATATTCCGCGCAGCATGTTGCCGCAGGTGTGCCAGTCGAGCGAGGTGTACGGAGAAACCAAAACCACGGTATTTGCCTCCAAAATTCCCATTGCAGGTATCGCTGGCGACCAACAAGCGGCGCTGTTTGGGCAGCAATGCGTGAGCCCCGGTATGGTAAAAAGCACCTACGGCACCGGCTGCTTTATGCTAATGAATATTGGCTCGGAGCCTAGAGTGTCGCGGCATAACTTGCTTACCACTCTTGCTTGGAAGGTAGATGGGCAGGTTCAATACGCGCTGGAAGGCAGCATTTTTATTGCCGGCGCCGTGGTACAATGGCTACGCGACAACCTAGGTATTATCAAGAACTCGGCGCAGGTGGAGCAACTGGCTAAGCAAGTCAGCAGCTCGGAAGGCGTGTACTTCGTACCGGCGTTTGCTGGGCTCGGAGCACCCCACTGGGACCCTTATGCGCGGGGCGTTATCTTCGGTATGTCGCGGGCTACGAAGGCGGCGCACATTGCCCGGGCCGCTCTGGAAGCCATTGCCTACCAAACCCGTGATGTGCTTAAAGCCATGGAAGCCGACTCCGGCCTGCCCATCGCCGAGCTGCGTGTTGATGGTGGCGCCACCATCAACGAAATGCTGATGCAGTTTCAGGCTGACGTGTTGAACACCAAAGTAGTACGACCCCGCATGGCCGAAACAACAGCCCTAGGTGCTGCCTACCTAGCGGGCCTAGCCGTTGGTTACTGGAAGAGCCTGGAGGAAATCCAAGCCCTAAGTCACGCCGAAACGGTGTACAATCCTAAAGCTAACCGCACTGGCATCGAGGAAGGTGTCGAAAACTGGGACCGGGCCGTGCGGGCTTTGCGGGTGTGGTCGAAGGTACCCGAGCCAGCTCCTAAGGCAGCCTCCGCTGCCACCGAACCTGTGGTAAAATCTGAAACGGCCGACGTGCAATGA
- a CDS encoding MIP/aquaporin family protein — protein MSPAVAEFVGTAVLILLGDGVVANVVLTDTKGHNSGWMVITTAWALAVFVGVVIAGPASGAHLSPAVTVGLAVAGKFAWALVPKYIAAQFAGGFVGAVLVWVLYKDHFDRTSEAGLKLAVFCTGPAIRNHPLNLLNEIIGTAVLVLTVFYIAGAEITSTHTPVGLGSVGALPVALVVWVIGLGLGGTTGYALNPARDLAPRLAHAVLPIRGKGTSEWGYAWIPVVGPLLGAILAAVLYGQLG, from the coding sequence ATGAGTCCCGCTGTCGCAGAATTCGTCGGCACGGCAGTGCTGATCTTGCTGGGGGATGGGGTAGTGGCGAACGTAGTACTAACCGACACCAAAGGCCACAACAGTGGCTGGATGGTGATTACCACGGCCTGGGCGCTGGCGGTTTTTGTGGGGGTAGTCATTGCCGGGCCAGCTAGCGGCGCCCACCTTAGTCCGGCCGTAACGGTGGGGCTAGCCGTCGCGGGCAAATTTGCCTGGGCGCTGGTGCCTAAATACATAGCCGCGCAATTTGCCGGGGGCTTCGTGGGTGCCGTGCTCGTGTGGGTGCTTTACAAAGACCACTTCGACCGTACTTCGGAAGCCGGATTGAAGCTAGCGGTGTTCTGCACGGGCCCAGCCATCCGCAATCATCCGCTTAATCTACTGAATGAAATCATTGGAACCGCGGTGCTGGTACTCACGGTGTTCTATATCGCGGGGGCAGAAATCACCTCGACGCACACGCCCGTAGGGCTCGGCTCGGTAGGCGCGTTGCCGGTGGCCCTGGTCGTATGGGTAATCGGGCTAGGGTTGGGGGGCACCACAGGCTACGCGCTCAATCCCGCCCGCGACTTAGCCCCGCGTCTAGCGCACGCGGTGTTGCCTATTCGTGGCAAAGGCACCAGCGAATGGGGCTACGCTTGGATTCCGGTGGTGGGGCCGTTGCTCGGGGCTATACTGGCCGCGGTGTTGTACGGGCAGCTAGGCTAG
- a CDS encoding nitroreductase family protein: METTTTYPVHELIRQRWSPRAFSAQPVAPETLEQVLEAASWAFSAMNEQPWRYIYAHKSDTEAFDRLLSCLLPANQAWAKHAPVLMLSLVKTHYDNGNLNRTAMHDVGAANATLFLEATALGLHGHVLGGFDMARTREVLNLPESLEPVAFISLGYVGTPDQLDEPFRARETAARKRKPLAEFAFQNELPE; encoded by the coding sequence ATGGAAACGACCACCACTTATCCCGTGCACGAACTGATTCGCCAACGGTGGAGCCCGCGCGCTTTCTCGGCGCAGCCAGTTGCTCCCGAAACGTTGGAACAAGTGCTGGAAGCTGCCTCCTGGGCCTTCAGCGCGATGAATGAGCAGCCTTGGCGCTACATCTACGCGCATAAGTCGGACACTGAAGCGTTTGACCGGCTACTGAGCTGCTTGCTACCGGCAAACCAAGCCTGGGCTAAGCACGCACCCGTGTTGATGCTTTCACTCGTGAAAACGCACTACGATAATGGCAACCTGAACCGCACCGCCATGCACGACGTGGGCGCGGCGAATGCGACGCTGTTCCTGGAAGCTACGGCCCTAGGTTTGCACGGCCACGTGCTTGGCGGCTTCGATATGGCTCGTACCCGCGAAGTACTCAACCTGCCCGAGAGCCTGGAGCCAGTGGCGTTTATTTCCCTTGGGTACGTAGGCACGCCCGATCAGCTTGACGAGCCTTTCCGCGCCCGCGAAACGGCAGCACGTAAGCGCAAGCCCCTGGCTGAGTTTGCATTCCAGAACGAACTACCAGAATAA